One Gimesia sp. DNA segment encodes these proteins:
- a CDS encoding MFS transporter, with protein sequence MSSVESSRSYVRYRVIFACMLMAVLLYLDRFCISFAEVFIKDELGLTDHQIGILLGSFFVSYALCQVPSGWFSDRFGARKMLTLYILMWSLFTALTGFATGFIMLLIFRLGFGLSQAGAYPTSANIVSKWMPLTERGFASSMVTVGGRIGGALAPVLTAFLIILFVPISESSDLKPGALLQPHQLASTFLKRVDEKQTFESEVYAQLPPADQEFLKSAAADPKMPPGSAEEDKFINDLNQVLQNASLYNPQEYAGMKLNQQAEQLLTINSADMTPEEKSRLNRLLFEARYYNDVRKVQGQGWRKMMMTYGVIGIFIAAIFWWIIRDYPRAHPSCSEQELELIEHGRLEEDKDHSKQIGGIPFKAIAMNKSLWLLSLSQFCTNVGWLFLVTWLPRYLDETYRVPLETRGKMVTFALAVGWFGTLSGGKVTDWLMRRISLRWSRVLPIALSRFTAMAAYLVCMLDISPWTAVAMFSIVAFSTDFGSPAMWAFNQDIAGKHVGSVLGWGNMWGNLGAAVAPVLMIAVIGLDHHWNNAFITCAFAFLIAGVASLWVDPAQTLVVETSEEETETETPES encoded by the coding sequence ATGTCCAGTGTGGAATCGTCCCGATCGTATGTCCGTTATCGTGTGATCTTTGCCTGCATGCTGATGGCGGTGTTGTTGTACCTGGACCGATTCTGTATTTCCTTTGCAGAGGTGTTCATCAAGGACGAACTGGGGCTGACCGATCATCAGATCGGGATTCTGCTGGGCTCGTTTTTCGTTTCCTATGCGTTATGCCAGGTTCCTTCCGGATGGTTCAGTGACCGGTTTGGCGCCAGGAAAATGCTGACGCTTTATATCCTCATGTGGTCTCTGTTTACAGCACTGACAGGCTTTGCGACCGGTTTCATCATGTTGTTGATTTTCCGGTTGGGATTCGGCCTGAGCCAGGCGGGCGCTTATCCCACCAGCGCGAATATCGTCAGCAAATGGATGCCTTTAACAGAACGGGGTTTTGCCAGCAGTATGGTGACCGTGGGGGGACGGATCGGCGGCGCTTTAGCTCCAGTGCTGACTGCCTTTCTGATTATCCTGTTCGTGCCTATCTCGGAATCTTCTGATTTGAAACCGGGGGCCCTCCTGCAACCGCATCAGTTGGCCAGTACGTTTCTGAAGCGAGTTGATGAGAAACAGACTTTTGAATCCGAAGTCTATGCCCAGCTTCCCCCCGCCGATCAGGAGTTTCTGAAATCGGCGGCCGCTGATCCTAAGATGCCGCCGGGATCGGCAGAGGAAGATAAATTCATTAACGATCTGAATCAGGTTCTGCAGAACGCGTCCCTGTATAATCCGCAGGAGTACGCAGGGATGAAACTGAATCAGCAGGCCGAACAACTGCTGACGATCAACTCCGCCGACATGACTCCGGAAGAGAAATCACGTTTAAATCGACTGCTGTTTGAAGCCCGCTATTATAACGACGTTCGCAAGGTACAGGGACAGGGCTGGCGAAAAATGATGATGACCTACGGTGTCATCGGCATTTTCATCGCTGCAATATTCTGGTGGATCATTCGCGATTATCCGAGGGCCCACCCCTCCTGTTCCGAGCAGGAACTGGAGCTGATCGAACACGGACGACTGGAGGAAGACAAGGATCATTCTAAACAGATCGGCGGGATTCCATTTAAAGCCATCGCGATGAACAAGAGTCTCTGGTTGCTTTCGCTGTCGCAATTTTGTACGAACGTGGGCTGGTTGTTCCTGGTCACCTGGCTGCCACGATACCTGGATGAAACCTACCGGGTCCCACTGGAGACAAGAGGCAAAATGGTGACGTTTGCACTGGCGGTCGGCTGGTTTGGAACCTTATCGGGTGGTAAAGTGACCGACTGGTTGATGCGCCGCATCAGTCTCCGCTGGAGCCGCGTGCTGCCGATCGCACTCTCGCGTTTTACCGCGATGGCTGCTTACCTGGTCTGCATGCTGGATATCTCCCCCTGGACGGCAGTAGCCATGTTTTCGATTGTTGCCTTCTCTACCGACTTTGGTTCTCCTGCCATGTGGGCCTTTAACCAGGACATTGCAGGAAAACACGTGGGGTCAGTGCTGGGATGGGGCAATATGTGGGGGAACCTGGGAGCAGCTGTCGCTCCCGTGCTGATGATTGCTGTGATCGGTTTAGACCATCACTGGAACAATGCCTTCATTACCTGTGCGTTCGCATTTCTGATCGCCGGCGTGGCTTCGCTTTGGGTTGATCCAGCACAGACACTGGTTGTGGAGACCAGTGAAGAAGAAACGGAGACCGAGACACCTGAGTCATAG
- a CDS encoding DUF1501 domain-containing protein produces MIPSDNLNHMSRRDILQKVGGGFGMLSLAGMLSAADAAPSSVLTQTPHFKPKAKRVIFLFMSGGPSQVDTFDPKPMLQKFAGQRPKEADIRTASKTMGLLPSPVKFFKAGKSGIPVAEHLSKTAEHIDDMAIIRSMHTDFPNHAPALCMMNLGTLTPTRPSLGSWLTYGLGSENQNLPGFIALCPGKPVVGPKLWGSAFLPGKHQATHINNKDLTPEKMIPFLKNDVLSSDEQKRQLDLVQAINKQHLQPRAGDNELETRIKSMEMAYRMQFAATDAFDISREPEKLQEAYGKSEFSKACLLARRLSERGVRFVQVYYGNRQPWDTHSNHDKSNERLCKDIDQPVAQLMTDLKQRGLLDETLIVWGGEFGRTPTAQGGINGRDHNPYGFCMWLAGGGIKGGTIHGESDDFGFRAMQDKVHVHDLHATILHLMGIDHERLTYHYSGRNFRLTDVAGEVVQNIIA; encoded by the coding sequence ATGATTCCTTCCGATAATCTGAACCATATGTCCCGCCGCGATATCCTCCAGAAAGTGGGAGGCGGGTTCGGGATGCTGAGTCTGGCTGGAATGCTCTCTGCTGCCGATGCGGCTCCTTCCAGTGTGCTGACACAGACGCCCCACTTCAAGCCAAAGGCCAAACGGGTTATCTTTCTGTTTATGAGCGGCGGTCCTTCGCAGGTCGATACCTTTGACCCCAAGCCAATGCTGCAGAAGTTTGCGGGGCAGCGACCTAAAGAGGCCGACATCAGAACGGCTTCGAAAACCATGGGACTATTGCCCTCTCCCGTGAAATTCTTCAAGGCCGGTAAGTCGGGTATTCCGGTTGCCGAACATCTTTCCAAGACGGCAGAACACATCGACGATATGGCGATTATCCGCTCGATGCATACAGACTTCCCCAACCATGCGCCGGCTCTCTGTATGATGAATCTGGGAACATTGACCCCGACGCGTCCCAGTCTTGGATCCTGGCTGACTTATGGACTCGGATCTGAAAATCAAAACCTGCCGGGATTCATCGCTCTCTGCCCGGGTAAACCGGTGGTCGGCCCCAAACTGTGGGGAAGCGCGTTTCTGCCGGGTAAGCACCAGGCGACACACATCAACAATAAAGATCTGACTCCGGAGAAGATGATTCCGTTTCTGAAGAACGATGTCCTCTCATCCGATGAGCAGAAACGCCAGCTTGATCTGGTCCAGGCAATCAACAAACAGCATCTACAACCACGGGCCGGCGATAATGAACTGGAAACACGCATCAAATCAATGGAGATGGCGTACCGGATGCAGTTTGCAGCCACCGATGCCTTTGATATTTCCCGGGAACCGGAAAAACTGCAGGAAGCTTACGGGAAGAGTGAATTCTCCAAAGCCTGTCTGCTGGCACGGCGTTTGAGTGAACGCGGCGTTCGGTTCGTGCAGGTCTATTATGGAAATCGGCAGCCCTGGGACACGCACAGCAATCACGACAAGAGCAACGAGCGGCTCTGTAAGGACATTGACCAGCCGGTCGCTCAGCTCATGACCGATTTGAAACAGCGTGGTCTGCTCGATGAAACTCTTATCGTCTGGGGCGGCGAATTCGGTCGAACTCCAACCGCCCAGGGTGGCATCAACGGTCGCGATCATAATCCGTACGGCTTCTGCATGTGGCTGGCGGGAGGCGGGATCAAAGGGGGCACCATTCATGGTGAATCTGATGACTTCGGATTCCGCGCGATGCAGGACAAAGTCCATGTGCACGACCTGCATGCCACGATTCTGCATCTGATGGGCATCGACCATGAGCGGCTGACCTATCACTATTCCGGTCGTAACTTCCGCCTGACCGATGTTGCTGGTGAAGTGGTACAGAATATCATCGCCTGA
- a CDS encoding sialidase family protein: MLLKSRDVLKWILSSVLLLNYVSGFSQAQEPEPTKQQPGFTIPYLDLTADSDRQIVVDREEGQYLGHPTTVLLEDNQTMLCVYPKGHGKGGIVYKRSLDGGKTWSERLPTPASWANSREVPTLHRVIDAAGKKRIIMFSGLYPTRMAITEDDGQTWSELRQVGDWGGIVVMGCVEPLKTGKGHYMALFHDDGRFIARDSKQESPIAFTLFKSLSTDGGQTWSAPMAIHKSSDYHICEPGIIRSPDGKQLAVLLRENSRRHNSQIIFSNDEGKTWTEPRDLPGALNGDRHTGKYDPVSGRLLISFRSNTPRGHKAPTEGDWVAWVGTYEDLVKGSEGQYHVRLKDNTRGADCAYPGVEVLPDGTYVLTTYGHWEKGKAPYILSVRLKLAELDALADSNSQNK, from the coding sequence ATGTTACTGAAGTCTCGCGACGTCCTGAAATGGATTCTCTCCTCCGTGCTGCTACTCAACTACGTCAGCGGTTTCAGTCAGGCGCAGGAACCAGAGCCAACTAAACAGCAGCCGGGCTTCACGATTCCCTATCTGGATCTCACCGCGGACAGCGATCGCCAGATTGTCGTCGATCGCGAAGAAGGACAATACCTGGGACACCCCACAACAGTTCTGCTGGAAGACAATCAAACCATGCTCTGTGTCTATCCCAAGGGGCACGGCAAGGGGGGCATCGTTTACAAACGCTCGCTTGATGGAGGCAAAACCTGGAGCGAGCGACTGCCCACTCCCGCTTCCTGGGCCAACTCACGCGAAGTTCCGACGCTGCACCGCGTGATCGATGCAGCGGGCAAAAAACGCATCATCATGTTCTCCGGTCTCTACCCCACCCGCATGGCAATTACCGAAGATGATGGCCAGACCTGGAGTGAGCTGCGGCAGGTAGGTGACTGGGGTGGCATCGTCGTCATGGGGTGTGTCGAACCACTTAAGACCGGAAAAGGCCATTACATGGCGCTGTTCCACGATGACGGCCGCTTCATTGCCCGGGATTCAAAGCAGGAATCGCCCATCGCGTTCACGCTGTTTAAAAGTCTCTCTACCGATGGCGGTCAGACCTGGTCAGCCCCGATGGCCATTCACAAGTCTTCCGATTACCACATCTGCGAACCCGGCATCATTCGCTCTCCCGATGGAAAACAACTGGCGGTCTTACTGCGGGAAAACAGCCGCCGTCATAATTCTCAGATCATCTTTTCCAATGACGAAGGCAAAACCTGGACCGAACCCCGGGACCTCCCCGGCGCACTGAATGGAGATCGTCACACCGGGAAATATGATCCGGTCAGCGGACGCCTGCTGATCTCCTTCCGCAGCAACACACCCCGCGGACACAAGGCGCCCACCGAAGGTGACTGGGTGGCCTGGGTCGGTACCTACGAGGATCTGGTTAAAGGGAGTGAGGGACAGTATCACGTGCGTCTCAAAGACAATACCCGCGGTGCAGATTGTGCCTATCCAGGAGTGGAAGTGCTCCCCGACGGGACCTATGTGCTGACGACCTACGGCCATTGGGAGAAAGGGAAAGCCCCCTACATCCTCAGCGTACGACTCAAACTGGCTGAGTTGGATGCGCTCGCCGACAGCAATTCCCAAAACAAATAA
- a CDS encoding DUF1553 domain-containing protein, with the protein MKTLRKVTVVIVFTNLFLALTLALSAADTNTDQAGLDFFEKKIRPVLIKHCYECHSAESKNLKGSLLLDTREGLITGGDSGTALVPGKPDESLVLETLHYSEDSYQMPPKGKLPDAVIADFKKWIKMGAPDPRKGDATSAKHAGIDFDKAREFWSFQPPKHYPAPQVKQADWPRNKIDHFILAAQEAKGFSPAPKADKRTLIRRVYFDLIGLPPTPQEVEQFVKDESPEAYSRLIDRLLQSPHYGERWGRHWLDVARYAEDNTNMGPHNGPYPHAYRYRDWVIKAFNEDMPYNEFVIRQLATDFLPETGPEDYPALGYMGLGPSYHKEVALSQVTLENRYADDWEDRVDSLCRGLLGLTMACARCHDHKYDPLTVEDYYGIAGVFASVRQTTRPIIPEKEVAKTQPARDQVDKLTEENKSLTDKVRDLNKRNALLKEQIKKAGKTEFALIAPRPDVKQQTTVKFPIPPVELKQNTELVTQHNQSIKANKAKIEEIKKNTPGFDLPLADALTEEQVRVEEISKDRMKIVYYPEKPRDLNVFIRGNAANLGKLVPRRFVRVLSDGKPEPFQNGSGRLELAQQIASRDNPLTARVMVNRVWQHHFGEGLVDTPSNFGSTGSRPSHPELLDDLAVWFMDQGWSIKKLHRLIMLSATYQQASNVEPTEAQKKDDPNNRLLTHFNRRRLEAEVYRDSLLAAGNNLDPAQAGPSGDIDDASFQRRGVYATVSRHKLSTFLQSYDFPDPAIHAARRSKTTTPLQQLFVLNSPFVRQQAQLLAKRYEGESSEQRIDAVYRTLFSRAPTPNEVQIGLQFIEQAADGTTPSPAQEQIPTFAGKRMKADVKQLGDQYSVSLWLKNQVPNEKRIITGYFFSRGKDGAVKAPGDHLGIAGKYRPNKAGRLFFYNGDQKRQSLFGTTVIQPGTWNHVVLCRDQNQIRVYLNGNPEPEIIGEAAPGYDKGVSEIILAGRNDNFSNFEGQLGAVALFDRVLKPEEVKTHFEAAQLKQDKLAHAEYVASLLESDPLSCWPLRTDNPNLAQAADITGHKNNGTYEGRDDLDPAQLTPWQRYCQALLCSNEMMYVD; encoded by the coding sequence ATGAAAACTTTGCGAAAAGTGACAGTCGTCATCGTATTCACGAACCTGTTTCTCGCTCTGACTCTTGCTCTTTCCGCCGCTGATACCAATACCGATCAGGCCGGCCTGGATTTCTTCGAGAAAAAGATTCGTCCCGTGCTGATCAAACACTGTTACGAGTGTCATTCAGCCGAGTCTAAGAACCTCAAAGGCAGTCTGTTGCTGGACACTCGCGAGGGATTAATTACCGGCGGAGATTCAGGGACGGCCCTGGTGCCTGGAAAACCCGACGAAAGTCTGGTGCTGGAGACATTGCACTATAGTGAAGACAGTTACCAGATGCCTCCCAAGGGCAAACTGCCTGACGCTGTGATCGCCGATTTTAAAAAATGGATCAAAATGGGGGCGCCGGATCCACGCAAGGGAGACGCCACATCGGCCAAGCATGCCGGGATTGATTTTGACAAGGCCCGCGAGTTCTGGTCGTTTCAGCCGCCGAAACACTACCCTGCTCCCCAGGTAAAGCAGGCGGATTGGCCACGCAACAAAATCGATCACTTCATTCTCGCGGCTCAGGAAGCTAAAGGCTTTTCACCAGCCCCAAAAGCTGATAAACGGACATTGATCCGCCGGGTCTACTTTGATCTGATCGGTCTACCTCCGACACCGCAGGAAGTGGAACAGTTCGTCAAAGACGAATCACCCGAAGCGTATTCCCGCCTGATTGACCGTTTATTACAGTCTCCGCACTATGGCGAACGCTGGGGACGTCACTGGCTGGATGTCGCCCGTTATGCAGAAGACAATACAAACATGGGGCCTCACAATGGTCCCTATCCTCACGCGTATCGCTATCGTGACTGGGTCATCAAGGCGTTTAACGAAGATATGCCATACAACGAGTTCGTGATCCGTCAGCTGGCAACTGATTTCCTGCCTGAAACCGGTCCTGAAGATTACCCTGCTCTCGGCTATATGGGACTGGGACCCTCTTATCACAAAGAGGTCGCGTTATCACAGGTCACGCTGGAAAACCGCTATGCTGACGACTGGGAAGACCGGGTCGACAGCCTCTGTCGTGGGTTATTGGGGCTGACGATGGCCTGTGCCCGTTGTCACGATCACAAATACGATCCGCTGACCGTGGAAGACTATTACGGGATCGCAGGGGTCTTTGCTTCGGTTCGACAGACAACGCGTCCGATCATTCCCGAAAAGGAAGTTGCGAAAACACAGCCAGCCCGCGATCAGGTAGATAAGCTGACTGAAGAGAATAAGAGCCTGACCGACAAGGTTCGTGACTTAAATAAACGGAATGCCCTGCTCAAGGAACAGATCAAAAAAGCCGGTAAAACGGAATTTGCACTGATCGCACCCCGTCCCGATGTGAAGCAACAGACGACCGTGAAATTTCCCATTCCGCCGGTCGAATTAAAGCAGAATACGGAACTGGTCACACAGCACAACCAGTCCATCAAAGCGAACAAAGCAAAGATCGAAGAGATCAAAAAGAACACGCCTGGCTTTGATTTGCCGCTGGCAGATGCCCTGACTGAAGAGCAGGTACGGGTTGAAGAAATCTCCAAAGACCGGATGAAGATTGTTTACTATCCCGAAAAACCTCGGGACCTGAATGTATTCATTCGTGGCAACGCGGCCAATCTCGGGAAGCTGGTCCCTCGACGCTTCGTTCGGGTTCTGTCGGACGGGAAACCGGAACCTTTCCAGAACGGCAGTGGCCGACTGGAACTGGCACAGCAGATCGCCAGTCGTGATAATCCCCTGACGGCACGGGTCATGGTGAATCGGGTCTGGCAGCATCACTTCGGTGAAGGCCTCGTCGATACGCCGAGCAACTTTGGCAGTACCGGTTCCCGGCCCAGTCATCCGGAACTGCTGGACGATCTGGCCGTCTGGTTCATGGATCAGGGCTGGTCGATTAAGAAACTGCATCGGCTGATCATGCTCTCTGCAACCTATCAGCAGGCTTCAAATGTGGAGCCAACAGAGGCACAGAAAAAGGATGATCCGAACAATCGTCTGCTGACGCACTTCAATCGCAGACGACTGGAAGCGGAAGTCTACCGGGACTCCCTGCTGGCTGCCGGCAATAACCTTGACCCTGCCCAGGCGGGGCCCTCGGGGGATATTGATGATGCAAGTTTCCAGCGCCGTGGAGTCTATGCAACAGTCTCCCGGCATAAGCTGAGCACATTTCTGCAGTCATACGATTTTCCGGATCCCGCGATCCATGCGGCCCGGCGTTCGAAAACCACTACGCCTCTGCAGCAGTTGTTTGTTTTAAACTCCCCCTTCGTCAGACAGCAGGCCCAACTGCTGGCGAAACGGTACGAAGGGGAATCCTCCGAGCAGCGAATTGACGCGGTTTACCGGACGCTCTTTTCACGGGCTCCGACTCCGAATGAGGTACAGATCGGCCTGCAGTTTATTGAACAGGCTGCGGATGGGACCACACCGTCACCAGCACAGGAACAGATTCCAACGTTCGCCGGGAAGCGAATGAAAGCCGATGTGAAACAACTCGGCGATCAATATTCTGTTTCGCTCTGGCTGAAGAATCAGGTTCCTAACGAAAAGCGGATTATCACCGGTTACTTCTTCTCACGAGGTAAAGATGGCGCAGTCAAAGCACCCGGCGACCACCTGGGAATCGCCGGCAAGTATCGCCCGAACAAAGCGGGACGCCTGTTCTTCTATAATGGCGACCAGAAACGCCAGTCATTGTTCGGGACGACAGTCATTCAGCCGGGAACCTGGAACCATGTGGTCCTGTGCCGTGATCAGAACCAGATTCGGGTTTATCTGAACGGGAATCCTGAACCGGAGATTATCGGCGAGGCTGCTCCCGGTTATGACAAAGGGGTTTCTGAAATCATCCTGGCGGGACGCAATGACAATTTCTCGAATTTTGAAGGTCAACTCGGAGCGGTCGCTTTATTTGACCGGGTTTTGAAACCGGAAGAAGTCAAGACTCATTTTGAGGCGGCGCAACTCAAACAGGACAAGCTGGCCCATGCGGAATATGTCGCCTCGCTGCTGGAGTCGGATCCCCTCTCCTGCTGGCCATTACGGACCGATAACCCCAACCTGGCCCAGGCCGCTGATATTACCGGACACAAAAACAATGGCACCTATGAAGGCCGTGATGACCTGGATCCTGCTCAGTTGACTCCCTGGCAACGGTACTGTCAGGCCCTGCTCTGCAGCAACGAGATGATGTACGTCGACTGA
- a CDS encoding GntR family transcriptional regulator codes for MSTSNLPGSFSMVPRGNIREVVVQRILAAVIRGEFPVGHRMVIQSLAEQFGVSATPVREALVELASIGIVENLPNRGAVMREFGVTQIREIYQLRRILEVEAVRTACGNIEPRQLAELAEQFAAIAKEKRDNNWSQKAMSLDIRLHSLIAQRCGSTRLQDELRRYNTLVQAIREVVDNESQAQEIALTDHEEIIAALQANDCDLAAEKMELHIRQTASLVETLVQEREAAK; via the coding sequence ATGTCGACGTCCAATCTGCCGGGTTCCTTTTCCATGGTGCCTCGGGGTAATATTCGCGAAGTGGTCGTCCAGAGGATTCTGGCTGCCGTCATTCGAGGCGAATTCCCTGTCGGTCACCGGATGGTAATCCAGAGTTTGGCAGAACAGTTTGGCGTCAGTGCAACTCCCGTCCGGGAAGCACTCGTTGAGCTCGCTTCGATCGGTATCGTGGAAAATCTTCCCAACCGGGGTGCCGTGATGCGGGAATTTGGCGTTACGCAGATCCGGGAAATCTATCAGTTGCGTCGTATTCTGGAAGTCGAAGCCGTTCGGACCGCCTGCGGGAATATTGAACCCAGACAGCTCGCTGAACTGGCAGAACAGTTCGCTGCGATCGCGAAGGAGAAGCGGGACAATAACTGGTCTCAGAAAGCGATGTCGCTGGATATACGTCTGCATTCCCTGATTGCACAACGCTGTGGCAGTACCCGCTTGCAGGATGAACTGCGCCGTTATAACACGTTGGTCCAGGCGATCCGTGAGGTGGTCGATAATGAGAGCCAGGCGCAGGAAATTGCCTTAACCGATCACGAAGAAATCATCGCCGCACTGCAGGCCAACGATTGTGATCTGGCGGCGGAAAAAATGGAACTGCATATTCGCCAGACCGCCTCCCTGGTAGAAACGCTGGTGCAGGAACGCGAAGCGGCTAAGTAG